Genomic DNA from Triticum dicoccoides isolate Atlit2015 ecotype Zavitan chromosome 4B, WEW_v2.0, whole genome shotgun sequence:
GTCGATGAACATTTGTTTCCTCCTTCAGAGTGTGTACCATGTGTTTAACCTGTAATATCTTATAAGTTTGAGACATTGTGTTGGAACAGGTTCGGAAGAAGGAAAATGATTGCGAGGTGGATCAGGAAGTTCAACCATCATGTATGGAAGAGCCTGATATCACCATCGGCAAGGGTGCAGGTTGGCAACTCATCTGCAGATGTCCTTTAACTATTTTTTCCTGGACATGATTGCAGTGCATTGCATTAGCTATCGCCCtataatttatttttgcagaggtgCTTGAAAATTGGAAGTTAGAATTAAAGGGTGTGTATTTGATTAAACTCTAAAGTTTCCAGAATGCTTGCTAGTTTGGCTCTGGTTATCGATAATTTTGCATGTTTTCAAATTATATAGAAGTCTGGTCGTTAGGTTTCTACTTCTATACTTAGAACAACTGCAAAATACTCCAATTTTTTTAGATTGGTGTGTGCACTGCATATAAGTTAATTATCTGCTTACTGTTGTGAGATTTGCTGATTATACTGTTGATGAACTTGGTTAGAAAGGAAGTCTATGTGCCAGCGACTGTCCTTCTATTCTGCTGCTTAACCAAAAAAGCACATTTTTGTTGAATTTAAATTAGTGTGCTATTGTTCATTTCTTGTTGCTGAACTGTTCTGAAAATGTGCTATAAGAACTTCATCGAGGTTTTAGTAACTTTCAGTGTGAACTTAATGTTGATTCAGTATCCCAAGCTGAAGATGTGAACTGGTGGGGCCACAAGTTTGGATATGTATCAGGAGGCTTTTTAGGAGCAAAATCTCGCAAGAATAAAAAAGATAATTCTAATGTCCGTCAGATGTTTGGGGAAGATGATCAAGAAAATCTGTACAACCTTGTTCAGGTTAGTATGCACGACCCATAAGGTTCCCTGATGTCTTACTGTCAGCTCTGTTGTTTCTAAAATTGACCTTGAAAGGTTAAGTACCGCCCCTTGTTGGTATCTTGTCAATGCTGATGATTCTGGAAGCTTGTCAACTGCATCTAAGTACCTTGTTTGCCAATTAATTTCATTTGGCTGAGATTACATTCATACATTCTCACTTGAAGCAGTGAATTTCTGTggatgaaattttgcatggttaTGCAGTTTGTCTGATCTAATGTCATACAAACTGATATAATTCCCTGGTTGCCCCTGGTGTGCTATACCGCCCTACATGTAACGGTGGTTCATGCTTTAAGATTCACGTAGTCGTCATGTTCATTTTATGACATTTCATTTCACACCTTAAGAAAGTCGATCCTACATTGTCTAAATGTCCAAATCAAAGGTCAATGAGGCCTAGATTCAACTGCCACTCAATCATTAATTTCATTTTCAACGCCTAACATTAGAGATGCAAATTTGCAACCTTTAGGGTACCCTCCGACCCTACTTACTGCCACCAAATGAACTAAAGTTTCAGAAATGAAGTGAATTCTGAAAATTGAGCTCATTTTGTTGAACTAAAGAGGGTCCGAGGGTACCCTCAAGGTTCCAAATTTGCATGCCTACCTAACATACAGTGAAATATATTTGTAGAAGCTATACATGGGTATCACATGCTTTATAATGATGCATAGTACAGACACATAATAGCCGATTCTCAAAGCACGACCTGTGGTATATAACCAGCGGGTGTGGCCAGCATTTGTACCTCAATTCTCAATATATCCATTATTTACAAATGATCTCTCTGCAGGACAAAGCTACATCTGGAAAGCAGGGTCTTGGCATCAAGGACCTGCCGATGAAAGTTGGTGGCCAGCGTTGGAAGGGGAACAAAACCTCTCTTGGTGATAGTGATGAGGAAAATTCAACCCAGTCTGAATTATCAGAagtggaagaagatgaagacgagGAAGTATCTGCCAGTGATGCTAAAGTAAATGAAGTACATGTGAAAACCATAAAAGAAGTTTGTGTGGATGCTAAACCTAAAACCAAGTTCAAGAAGCTTTGCAAAAAAATTCTTCGTCAGGTATAATCTCATTTCTTCTTTCTGTGAGGCACTGAAGCTTATGGAAGCTGTTGAACACATGATGTTCATTATTTGTTACTCTTTGCAGGCTCCATCTCAGTCCATGAAATTGAAGGAGCTCAAGGAAGCTGTTGAAGAACAATCAACTATTTTGTCCGACTTCTCCTGTAGACGTGAAGCTCTATCATTCTTGAAGAGGAAGGTATATAACGCTTCAAATTGTCGTTTGGCAGGCCCTATTGATACATGTAGATTAAGCTTGTCTTGCTCATGCAAATCCATTTGGAAGTACCACTATTCTCATCTAAGCTTTTGTTGCCGTTGCTTACATCTGATTCACTTTTCTTGTCGAATTTTCCAGCTCCAGGGAAGCAAGAAATTTAATCTGGAGGGCAAAAGGGTGCATCTTGTATCATGAAGCAAATACGAAGCCTACGGGACACAATACGATTTTGCGTGTGGCTCCTGCAGTCATATATTTGTCGATTGTTGCTTCAGACAAGATACATACAGGCTGTGCACCAAGTGGCACGGTATAGATGTAAGGAGTCATAGGCCCTTGGGACGGGGGCCAAAATTTTGCAAATCTGGCTAGCTGCTGGAAATTTGAAAGTGTGTGCTGAGTCATCTGTATCGTAATATCCATGTAGCTGATGCGTC
This window encodes:
- the LOC119291806 gene encoding uncharacterized G-patch domain protein DDB_G0278987-like, which codes for MAAPEAPTCYVGIARQSAAFRLMKQMGWEEGEGLGKDKQGIKGHVRVKQKQDTLGVGVDNPQNKWAYDTTQFDDILKKLKVQSTTPVKEIEDVSSSPDSTPKKDKPAKDEVTKVTRPQGRYKKRERGKSVRGYSAVDLEGILVRKKENDCEVDQEVQPSCMEEPDITIGKGAVSQAEDVNWWGHKFGYVSGGFLGAKSRKNKKDNSNVRQMFGEDDQENLYNLVQDKATSGKQGLGIKDLPMKVGGQRWKGNKTSLGDSDEENSTQSELSEVEEDEDEEVSASDAKVNEVHVKTIKEVCVDAKPKTKFKKLCKKILRQAPSQSMKLKELKEAVEEQSTILSDFSCRREALSFLKRKLQGSKKFNLEGKRVHLVS